A single window of Drosophila suzukii chromosome 3, CBGP_Dsuzu_IsoJpt1.0, whole genome shotgun sequence DNA harbors:
- the mthl14 gene encoding probable G-protein coupled receptor Mth-like 14 isoform X1, with translation MFVGTNLHEHSILKFHRSPIEINWLKNIINMNLGNLNIILALICLRAYSKTSAQTAAAPGLNNFKESNNSSSKDTLNETSTGLLNKTLSSTTVVNGTYSTETSIATTGSKPAQNPIDKPLEPADCSQREKYRKQPIAKKSSRLRKCCPHGENLDIYRENQSDSMCDSGVLTFQPTIISAVLFDNCIEDLEIETTLDYGIGNPCNSSLIYDDEEDVFFVLQDGSLLIIDKFGNESYTVEENYCLDIDKSGHFFAFTCVTQVEEQIAFAKVIFVAVLMLISMPCLLLVSYLHMTLRLLRNLHGLCLSLMSLCLASGYFVHSVVHIYGIPNQGFIGYVIQFCILSYFFWYFCICFNVLLNVWYKLPCCIQLSKSWATVNFSCYAVLAFSVPATIVALTVQKGLPGMPSYFLQGLTESIRDSQRYFIPPVSTILFLSFLINIISFFGFQRINNYAKGEKGDQVQRNLLFDQQKYEEVKKDAKCVSFLGIIMVISWLLEIVTFYSASNSNYLLLCDMVNGLQGVWVLLIFLVVRRRRTIILRWWYDRGSHAIEGTELQALSNINNPT, from the exons ATGTTCGTAGGCACTAATCTACATGAACATTCAATCTTAAAATTTCACCGGTCACCCATTGAAATCA ATTGGTTAAAGAATATAATCAACATGAATTTAGGTAATTTGAACATTATTCTAGCTTTAATCTGTTTAAGGGCATATTCCAAAACTTCGGCACAGACAGCCGCCGCACCCGGACTAAATAACTTTAAGGAATCAAACAACTCAAG CAGCAAGGACACATTAAATGAAACTTCTACTGGACTCTTGAATAAAACATTGTCCTCAACAACTGTTGTGAATGGAACCTATTCAACAGAGACTTCAATAGCTACTACCGGTAGTAAGCCTGCTCAAAATCCTATAGATAAGCCATTAGAACCAGCGGACTGCTCCCAGCGTGAAAAATACAGAAAACAACCAATTGCAAAAAAATCTTCCCGCTTGCGAAAATGCTGTCCACATGGAGAAAACCTAGATATTTATCGCGAAAATCAAAGTGATTCTATGTGCGACAGCGGTGTTTTAACGTTTCAACCGACTATAATAAGTGCGGTTCTGTTTGATAACTGCATTGAAGACTTAGAGATTGAGACTACTCTAGACTACGGTATTGGAAATCCGTGTAACAG CTCCCTTATATATGACGATGAAGAGGATGTTTTTTTCGTTTTACAAGACGGAAGCTTGTTAATTATTGACAAGTTTGGAAATGAATCGTATACAGTCGAAGAAAATTACTGCTTAGATATTGATAAATCTGGACACTTTTTTGCCTTTACATGTGTTACACAGGTTGAAGAACAAATTGCATTCGCAAAA GTaatttttgttgctgttttaATGCTTATATCGATGCCCTGTCTGTTATTAGTTAGTTATTTGCACATGACACTTCGATTATTGCGCAACTTACATGGACTCTGCTTAAGTTTGATGTCTTTGTGTTTGGCTTCAGGATACTTTGTGCACTCTGTGGTGCACATATATGGCATCCCAAACCAAGGATTTATCGGCTACGTTATACAGTTTTGTATTTTGAGTTACTTTTTCTGGTACTTCTGTATATGCTTTAATGTTCTCCTAAATGTGTGGTACAAGTTGCCCTGCTGCATTCAGCTTTCTAAGTCCTGGGCCACGGTAAATTTTTCGTGCTATGCTGTTTTGGCTTTTTCTGTACCGGCTACAATAGTTGCCCTTACAGTTCAAAAGGGTTTGCCAGGAATGCCGTCATACTTTCTGCAAG gcctcacgGAATCTATACGAGACTCACAACGTTACTTTATACCTCCAGTTTCCACAATACTTTTTCTTAGTTTCTTA ATTAACATCATATCATTCTTCGGATTTCAACGTATAAATAACTATGCAAAAGGTGAAAAAGGGGATCAAGTACAGCGAAATTTATTGTTTGATCAACAAAAATACGAAGAAGTAAAAAAGGA CGCCAAATGCGTCAGCTTTCTTGGAATAATTATGGTCATAAGCTGGCTACTTGAAATAGTAACATTTTACTCGGCATCGAACTCGAATTACCTGCTTCTTTGCGATATGGTAAATGGTCTTCAAGGAGTTTGGGTATTGCTTATTTTTCTAGTTGTACGAAGGCGACGTACAATAATTTTAAGGTGGTGGTATGATCGTGGATCCCACGCAATTGAAGGAACAGAATTGCAGGCTCTGAGTAATATTAACAATCCCACTTAG
- the mthl14 gene encoding probable G-protein coupled receptor Mth-like 14 isoform X2 yields MFVGTNLHEHSILKFHRSPIEINWLKNIINMNLGNLNIILALICLRAYSKTSAQTAAAPGLNNFKESNNSSKDTLNETSTGLLNKTLSSTTVVNGTYSTETSIATTGSKPAQNPIDKPLEPADCSQREKYRKQPIAKKSSRLRKCCPHGENLDIYRENQSDSMCDSGVLTFQPTIISAVLFDNCIEDLEIETTLDYGIGNPCNSSLIYDDEEDVFFVLQDGSLLIIDKFGNESYTVEENYCLDIDKSGHFFAFTCVTQVEEQIAFAKVIFVAVLMLISMPCLLLVSYLHMTLRLLRNLHGLCLSLMSLCLASGYFVHSVVHIYGIPNQGFIGYVIQFCILSYFFWYFCICFNVLLNVWYKLPCCIQLSKSWATVNFSCYAVLAFSVPATIVALTVQKGLPGMPSYFLQGLTESIRDSQRYFIPPVSTILFLSFLINIISFFGFQRINNYAKGEKGDQVQRNLLFDQQKYEEVKKDAKCVSFLGIIMVISWLLEIVTFYSASNSNYLLLCDMVNGLQGVWVLLIFLVVRRRRTIILRWWYDRGSHAIEGTELQALSNINNPT; encoded by the exons ATGTTCGTAGGCACTAATCTACATGAACATTCAATCTTAAAATTTCACCGGTCACCCATTGAAATCA ATTGGTTAAAGAATATAATCAACATGAATTTAGGTAATTTGAACATTATTCTAGCTTTAATCTGTTTAAGGGCATATTCCAAAACTTCGGCACAGACAGCCGCCGCACCCGGACTAAATAACTTTAAGGAATCAAACAACTCAAG CAAGGACACATTAAATGAAACTTCTACTGGACTCTTGAATAAAACATTGTCCTCAACAACTGTTGTGAATGGAACCTATTCAACAGAGACTTCAATAGCTACTACCGGTAGTAAGCCTGCTCAAAATCCTATAGATAAGCCATTAGAACCAGCGGACTGCTCCCAGCGTGAAAAATACAGAAAACAACCAATTGCAAAAAAATCTTCCCGCTTGCGAAAATGCTGTCCACATGGAGAAAACCTAGATATTTATCGCGAAAATCAAAGTGATTCTATGTGCGACAGCGGTGTTTTAACGTTTCAACCGACTATAATAAGTGCGGTTCTGTTTGATAACTGCATTGAAGACTTAGAGATTGAGACTACTCTAGACTACGGTATTGGAAATCCGTGTAACAG CTCCCTTATATATGACGATGAAGAGGATGTTTTTTTCGTTTTACAAGACGGAAGCTTGTTAATTATTGACAAGTTTGGAAATGAATCGTATACAGTCGAAGAAAATTACTGCTTAGATATTGATAAATCTGGACACTTTTTTGCCTTTACATGTGTTACACAGGTTGAAGAACAAATTGCATTCGCAAAA GTaatttttgttgctgttttaATGCTTATATCGATGCCCTGTCTGTTATTAGTTAGTTATTTGCACATGACACTTCGATTATTGCGCAACTTACATGGACTCTGCTTAAGTTTGATGTCTTTGTGTTTGGCTTCAGGATACTTTGTGCACTCTGTGGTGCACATATATGGCATCCCAAACCAAGGATTTATCGGCTACGTTATACAGTTTTGTATTTTGAGTTACTTTTTCTGGTACTTCTGTATATGCTTTAATGTTCTCCTAAATGTGTGGTACAAGTTGCCCTGCTGCATTCAGCTTTCTAAGTCCTGGGCCACGGTAAATTTTTCGTGCTATGCTGTTTTGGCTTTTTCTGTACCGGCTACAATAGTTGCCCTTACAGTTCAAAAGGGTTTGCCAGGAATGCCGTCATACTTTCTGCAAG gcctcacgGAATCTATACGAGACTCACAACGTTACTTTATACCTCCAGTTTCCACAATACTTTTTCTTAGTTTCTTA ATTAACATCATATCATTCTTCGGATTTCAACGTATAAATAACTATGCAAAAGGTGAAAAAGGGGATCAAGTACAGCGAAATTTATTGTTTGATCAACAAAAATACGAAGAAGTAAAAAAGGA CGCCAAATGCGTCAGCTTTCTTGGAATAATTATGGTCATAAGCTGGCTACTTGAAATAGTAACATTTTACTCGGCATCGAACTCGAATTACCTGCTTCTTTGCGATATGGTAAATGGTCTTCAAGGAGTTTGGGTATTGCTTATTTTTCTAGTTGTACGAAGGCGACGTACAATAATTTTAAGGTGGTGGTATGATCGTGGATCCCACGCAATTGAAGGAACAGAATTGCAGGCTCTGAGTAATATTAACAATCCCACTTAG
- the mthl14 gene encoding probable G-protein coupled receptor Mth-like 14 isoform X3: MNLGNLNIILALICLRAYSKTSAQTAAAPGLNNFKESNNSSSKDTLNETSTGLLNKTLSSTTVVNGTYSTETSIATTGSKPAQNPIDKPLEPADCSQREKYRKQPIAKKSSRLRKCCPHGENLDIYRENQSDSMCDSGVLTFQPTIISAVLFDNCIEDLEIETTLDYGIGNPCNSSLIYDDEEDVFFVLQDGSLLIIDKFGNESYTVEENYCLDIDKSGHFFAFTCVTQVEEQIAFAKVIFVAVLMLISMPCLLLVSYLHMTLRLLRNLHGLCLSLMSLCLASGYFVHSVVHIYGIPNQGFIGYVIQFCILSYFFWYFCICFNVLLNVWYKLPCCIQLSKSWATVNFSCYAVLAFSVPATIVALTVQKGLPGMPSYFLQGLTESIRDSQRYFIPPVSTILFLSFLINIISFFGFQRINNYAKGEKGDQVQRNLLFDQQKYEEVKKDAKCVSFLGIIMVISWLLEIVTFYSASNSNYLLLCDMVNGLQGVWVLLIFLVVRRRRTIILRWWYDRGSHAIEGTELQALSNINNPT; this comes from the exons ATGAATTTAGGTAATTTGAACATTATTCTAGCTTTAATCTGTTTAAGGGCATATTCCAAAACTTCGGCACAGACAGCCGCCGCACCCGGACTAAATAACTTTAAGGAATCAAACAACTCAAG CAGCAAGGACACATTAAATGAAACTTCTACTGGACTCTTGAATAAAACATTGTCCTCAACAACTGTTGTGAATGGAACCTATTCAACAGAGACTTCAATAGCTACTACCGGTAGTAAGCCTGCTCAAAATCCTATAGATAAGCCATTAGAACCAGCGGACTGCTCCCAGCGTGAAAAATACAGAAAACAACCAATTGCAAAAAAATCTTCCCGCTTGCGAAAATGCTGTCCACATGGAGAAAACCTAGATATTTATCGCGAAAATCAAAGTGATTCTATGTGCGACAGCGGTGTTTTAACGTTTCAACCGACTATAATAAGTGCGGTTCTGTTTGATAACTGCATTGAAGACTTAGAGATTGAGACTACTCTAGACTACGGTATTGGAAATCCGTGTAACAG CTCCCTTATATATGACGATGAAGAGGATGTTTTTTTCGTTTTACAAGACGGAAGCTTGTTAATTATTGACAAGTTTGGAAATGAATCGTATACAGTCGAAGAAAATTACTGCTTAGATATTGATAAATCTGGACACTTTTTTGCCTTTACATGTGTTACACAGGTTGAAGAACAAATTGCATTCGCAAAA GTaatttttgttgctgttttaATGCTTATATCGATGCCCTGTCTGTTATTAGTTAGTTATTTGCACATGACACTTCGATTATTGCGCAACTTACATGGACTCTGCTTAAGTTTGATGTCTTTGTGTTTGGCTTCAGGATACTTTGTGCACTCTGTGGTGCACATATATGGCATCCCAAACCAAGGATTTATCGGCTACGTTATACAGTTTTGTATTTTGAGTTACTTTTTCTGGTACTTCTGTATATGCTTTAATGTTCTCCTAAATGTGTGGTACAAGTTGCCCTGCTGCATTCAGCTTTCTAAGTCCTGGGCCACGGTAAATTTTTCGTGCTATGCTGTTTTGGCTTTTTCTGTACCGGCTACAATAGTTGCCCTTACAGTTCAAAAGGGTTTGCCAGGAATGCCGTCATACTTTCTGCAAG gcctcacgGAATCTATACGAGACTCACAACGTTACTTTATACCTCCAGTTTCCACAATACTTTTTCTTAGTTTCTTA ATTAACATCATATCATTCTTCGGATTTCAACGTATAAATAACTATGCAAAAGGTGAAAAAGGGGATCAAGTACAGCGAAATTTATTGTTTGATCAACAAAAATACGAAGAAGTAAAAAAGGA CGCCAAATGCGTCAGCTTTCTTGGAATAATTATGGTCATAAGCTGGCTACTTGAAATAGTAACATTTTACTCGGCATCGAACTCGAATTACCTGCTTCTTTGCGATATGGTAAATGGTCTTCAAGGAGTTTGGGTATTGCTTATTTTTCTAGTTGTACGAAGGCGACGTACAATAATTTTAAGGTGGTGGTATGATCGTGGATCCCACGCAATTGAAGGAACAGAATTGCAGGCTCTGAGTAATATTAACAATCCCACTTAG